The Thioalkalivibrio sulfidiphilus HL-EbGr7 genome includes a window with the following:
- a CDS encoding efflux RND transporter periplasmic adaptor subunit, which translates to MSLSPLVRRILPLLILAAGVIGFLILRATAPESPPMAVGERVWRVNTETVTPATLAPSLSLYGHVTTPRTANLRAAVEADVLETPGEEGRRVEAGQVLVRLDDREIGLLVTQREADVADIRAQISAERLRNARDREALKHDEALLEIAWRNVERAQDLFARKLGSQSALDEARRAHEQQALAVNARRLALEDFQARLAQLEARARRAEALLEDARLDLERTRVRAPFAGRVSRLAVAPGDRVRIGDPLATLFDADALEVRARIPALYLPVVRRGLDAGEPLSARGEIDGEHVVLELSRLAGEAPATGAGVEGLFRITEGGEHAPLGRFLTVHLRLPEAADVVALPFEALYGIDRVYRIEEGRMRAITVERRGEWLDDNGRERVLVYSPEIRDGDRLVTTRLPNALDGLRVETDWD; encoded by the coding sequence ATGTCCCTCTCCCCCCTTGTCCGCCGCATCCTGCCCCTGCTCATCCTGGCGGCAGGCGTGATCGGCTTTCTGATCCTGCGTGCCACGGCGCCCGAGAGCCCGCCCATGGCGGTGGGCGAGCGGGTCTGGCGGGTCAACACCGAGACGGTCACGCCCGCCACCCTGGCGCCCAGCCTGAGCCTCTACGGCCACGTGACCACGCCCCGCACCGCTAACCTGCGCGCCGCGGTGGAGGCGGACGTGCTGGAGACGCCCGGCGAGGAAGGTCGCAGGGTCGAGGCCGGCCAGGTGCTGGTGCGCCTGGACGATCGGGAGATCGGCCTGCTGGTGACCCAGCGGGAGGCGGACGTGGCGGACATCCGCGCCCAGATCAGTGCCGAGCGCCTGCGCAACGCCCGGGACCGGGAGGCGCTCAAGCACGACGAGGCCCTGCTGGAGATCGCCTGGCGCAACGTGGAACGGGCCCAGGACCTGTTCGCCCGCAAGCTGGGCAGCCAGAGCGCCCTGGACGAGGCGCGGCGTGCCCACGAGCAGCAGGCGCTCGCGGTCAACGCCAGGCGCCTGGCGCTGGAGGATTTCCAGGCCCGGCTGGCCCAGCTGGAGGCCCGTGCCCGGCGCGCCGAGGCGCTGCTGGAGGATGCGCGCCTGGACCTGGAACGCACCCGCGTGCGCGCACCCTTCGCCGGCCGCGTGTCCCGACTGGCCGTCGCCCCCGGTGACCGGGTGCGCATCGGCGATCCGCTGGCGACCCTGTTCGATGCCGATGCCCTGGAGGTTCGCGCCCGCATCCCCGCCCTGTATCTGCCGGTGGTGCGCCGCGGCCTGGATGCCGGTGAGCCCCTGTCGGCCCGGGGCGAGATCGACGGCGAACACGTGGTGCTGGAACTGAGCCGCCTGGCCGGCGAGGCGCCTGCCACCGGTGCCGGCGTGGAAGGCCTGTTCCGCATCACGGAGGGCGGCGAACACGCACCGCTGGGGCGTTTCCTGACCGTGCATCTGCGTCTGCCGGAAGCGGCAGATGTGGTCGCCCTGCCCTTCGAGGCCCTGTACGGCATCGACCGGGTCTACCGGATCGAGGAAGGCCGCATGCGCGCCATCACCGTCGAGCGGCGCGGCGAGTGGCTCGATGACAACGGTCGAGAACGGGTGCTGGTGTACAGCCCGGAGATCCGTGACGGCGACCGGCTGGTGACCACCCGTCTGCCCAATGCATTGGACGGCCTGCGGGTCGAGACGGACTGGGACTGA
- the modC gene encoding molybdenum ABC transporter ATP-binding protein, whose translation MSIDLHFDLKRPDFHLDVESRIPVRGVTALFGRSGCGKTTLLRCIAGLEPSARGRLVVDGETWQDARHFLPAHNRPVGYVFQEGRLFPHLSVQGNLEYGYRRISAGQRVVQPDEVIDLLGLEALLARRPGELSGGQRQRVAMGRALLTSPRVLLMDEPLAALDAISKTEILPYLERLHDELSIPVLYVSHSIDEVMRLADHMLLLEGGRLRAEGPIREMTTRGDLPLARAEEAVALLEAEVLDHDDEDHVSILGINGARLTLLREDLPVGRQVRLSIHARDVSIALTPPAGISVLNCLPATVREIHEETRPGEVLLGLDVCGQPLLARISRRSLRSLGLMPGMQVHALIKAVALVE comes from the coding sequence ATGAGCATCGACCTGCACTTCGACCTCAAGCGACCGGACTTCCACCTGGACGTGGAAAGCCGCATCCCCGTGCGTGGCGTCACTGCCCTGTTCGGCCGCTCCGGTTGCGGCAAGACCACCCTGCTGCGCTGTATCGCCGGACTCGAGCCCTCGGCCCGCGGACGCCTGGTGGTGGATGGCGAGACCTGGCAGGACGCTCGGCATTTTCTGCCCGCCCACAATCGCCCGGTGGGCTACGTGTTCCAGGAGGGACGCCTGTTCCCGCACCTGTCCGTGCAGGGCAATCTGGAATACGGTTACCGGCGCATATCCGCCGGGCAGCGGGTGGTGCAGCCCGATGAGGTGATCGATCTGCTGGGCCTGGAAGCGCTCCTGGCGCGTCGCCCCGGTGAACTGTCCGGCGGTCAGCGCCAGCGGGTGGCCATGGGCCGTGCCCTGCTCACCAGCCCCCGGGTGTTGCTCATGGACGAACCCCTGGCGGCCCTGGATGCCATCAGCAAGACGGAGATCCTGCCCTACCTGGAGCGGCTGCACGACGAACTCTCCATCCCCGTGCTTTATGTGAGCCATTCCATCGACGAGGTGATGCGGCTCGCGGACCACATGCTGCTGCTGGAGGGGGGACGCCTGCGCGCGGAAGGGCCGATCCGGGAGATGACCACCCGGGGCGACCTGCCGCTGGCCCGTGCCGAGGAGGCGGTGGCCCTGCTGGAGGCCGAGGTGCTGGATCACGACGATGAGGATCACGTCTCCATCCTGGGCATCAACGGCGCGCGCCTGACCCTGCTCAGGGAGGACCTGCCGGTGGGCAGGCAGGTGCGCCTGAGTATCCACGCCCGTGACGTGAGCATCGCCCTGACCCCGCCCGCAGGCATCAGCGTGCTCAACTGCCTGCCCGCCACGGTTCGGGAGATCCATGAAGAGACCCGCCCCGGCGAGGTCCTGCTGGGCCTGGACGTCTGTGGTCAGCCCTTGCTGGCGCGCATCTCGAGGCGTTCCCTGCGCAGTCTGGGTCTGATGCCGGGGATGCAGGTGCATGCATTGATCAAGGCCGTGGCACTTGTGGAATAG
- a CDS encoding TOBE domain-containing protein, translating into MKAHVDGRFWFNVSEKGFLGAGRIELLERIGQTGSISAAARSMGMSYKAAWDAVEAMNNLADRPLVTRKAGGRRGGGTDITEFGQRVIDHYRAADEAYRRFMAQLEDRLSDLGDVVGFMRKMSMRTTAANHFHGRITAIRAGAVNDQVCVDIGGGQEVVAIVPHEAVSDLGLVRGGEVQVLFDASSVILAEDNPALKCTARNRLCGTVIETHDGAVNAEVKLRIGEGRVLTAMVTSESLAVPWLATGSRVCALIKAPHIMLAVGE; encoded by the coding sequence ATGAAGGCCCATGTGGATGGACGTTTCTGGTTCAACGTCAGCGAAAAAGGCTTCCTGGGTGCCGGGCGGATCGAACTGCTGGAGCGCATCGGCCAGACCGGCTCCATCTCCGCCGCCGCCCGTTCCATGGGCATGAGCTACAAGGCCGCCTGGGACGCGGTGGAGGCCATGAACAACCTGGCCGACCGCCCCCTGGTCACCCGCAAGGCCGGCGGAAGGCGTGGTGGCGGCACCGATATCACCGAATTCGGCCAGCGGGTCATCGACCACTACCGGGCCGCCGACGAGGCCTATCGGCGTTTCATGGCACAACTGGAAGACCGTCTCTCCGACCTGGGGGACGTGGTCGGATTCATGAGGAAGATGTCCATGCGCACCACCGCAGCCAACCATTTCCACGGGCGTATCACGGCGATTCGTGCCGGCGCCGTCAACGACCAGGTGTGCGTGGACATCGGTGGCGGTCAGGAGGTGGTAGCCATCGTCCCCCACGAGGCGGTCAGCGACCTGGGGCTTGTACGGGGCGGCGAGGTCCAGGTGCTGTTCGACGCCTCCAGTGTGATCCTGGCCGAGGACAATCCGGCGCTGAAATGCACGGCCCGCAACCGCCTGTGCGGCACCGTGATCGAGACCCATGACGGCGCGGTCAACGCTGAGGTGAAGCTGCGCATCGGCGAGGGCCGCGTGCTCACCGCCATGGTCACCAGCGAATCCCTGGCTGTGCCCTGGCTGGCCACCGGCAGCCGTGTCTGCGCGCTGATCAAGGCACCGCACATCATGCTCGCCGTGGGTGAGTGA
- the modA gene encoding molybdate ABC transporter substrate-binding protein, translating to MKRLIFILCLALLHLPAAATELRVAVAANFTATLERLAQAYAQQSDVRLAIISGSSGKHYAQIVQGAPFDLFFSADDQRTADLVGSGHAVADSRHAYADGILVLWSPDPDLIPADGVAFLKGDGYRRLAMANPRVAPYGAAAESVLTHYQVSPGRGRLVTGQSIGQTFNFITTGNAQVGFVALSQVITHERSHPPGSRWLPDASIYAPIIQEVVRLSSAQDPHAAQTFLDWVRLDPAARAIIEADGYRMPTH from the coding sequence ATGAAACGTCTGATCTTCATACTGTGCCTGGCGCTGCTGCACCTCCCCGCGGCGGCCACCGAATTGCGTGTTGCCGTGGCTGCCAACTTCACGGCCACCCTGGAGCGCCTGGCGCAGGCCTACGCTCAGCAGTCTGATGTGCGCCTGGCCATCATCAGTGGCTCGTCCGGAAAGCACTACGCCCAGATCGTGCAGGGTGCGCCCTTCGATCTGTTCTTCTCCGCCGATGACCAGCGCACCGCAGACCTGGTCGGCAGCGGTCACGCAGTGGCAGACAGCCGACATGCCTATGCGGACGGGATCCTGGTGCTCTGGAGTCCTGACCCGGACCTGATCCCGGCGGACGGAGTGGCCTTTCTGAAGGGAGACGGATACAGGCGCCTCGCCATGGCCAATCCCCGGGTCGCGCCCTATGGCGCGGCGGCAGAATCCGTGCTCACCCATTACCAGGTCAGTCCAGGCCGGGGTCGCCTGGTCACGGGACAGAGCATCGGCCAGACCTTCAATTTCATCACCACGGGCAATGCGCAAGTGGGCTTCGTGGCCCTCTCCCAGGTGATCACCCATGAGCGAAGCCATCCACCGGGCTCGCGCTGGCTCCCGGATGCATCCATCTACGCGCCGATCATTCAGGAAGTGGTGCGGTTGTCTAGCGCACAGGATCCCCATGCGGCGCAGACCTTCTTGGACTGGGTCAGGCTGGACCCTGCGGCACGAGCAATCATCGAGGCGGATGGGTATCGTATGCCCACGCATTAA
- a CDS encoding ABC transporter ATP-binding protein, with translation MDKPLMQLEQLVIHIPDRAPGSPLSFTVEPGQCWGILGPNGAGKTTLLHTLAGLRPPRSGNVHLEGRSMAALSRREIARRLALVFQHHHDGFPATVLETALIGRHPFLRPWQLETAGDLGRARAALARVDLADLEHREVSTLSGGERQRLAFATALTQDPRLYLLDEPVSHLDLHHQVALLNIVGGKVAAGHAAALSLHDVNLAARHCDHILLLYPDGSACWGPTEDMLLLPVLERLYGQSLVQGEVDGVPVFLPKG, from the coding sequence ATGGATAAGCCGCTCATGCAGCTGGAACAGCTGGTGATCCACATCCCGGACCGCGCCCCGGGCTCCCCCCTGTCATTCACCGTGGAGCCGGGCCAGTGCTGGGGCATCCTCGGACCCAACGGCGCCGGCAAGACCACCCTGCTGCACACCCTGGCGGGTCTGCGCCCGCCGCGCTCAGGCAACGTGCATCTGGAGGGCCGCTCCATGGCGGCACTGTCCCGGCGGGAGATCGCCCGCCGGCTCGCCCTGGTGTTCCAGCATCACCACGACGGTTTCCCCGCCACGGTGCTGGAGACCGCCCTGATCGGCCGGCATCCCTTCCTGCGTCCCTGGCAACTGGAGACCGCCGGGGATCTGGGTCGAGCCCGCGCCGCCCTGGCTCGGGTGGACCTGGCGGACCTGGAACATCGGGAGGTCTCCACCCTCTCCGGCGGCGAGCGCCAGCGTCTGGCCTTCGCCACCGCCCTGACCCAGGACCCGCGCCTCTACCTGCTGGACGAGCCGGTGAGTCACCTGGACCTGCATCACCAGGTGGCGCTGCTGAACATCGTGGGGGGGAAGGTGGCGGCCGGCCATGCCGCCGCACTGAGCCTGCACGACGTCAACCTGGCGGCGCGCCATTGCGATCACATCCTGCTGCTCTACCCGGACGGCAGCGCCTGCTGGGGACCGACCGAAGACATGCTGCTGCTGCCGGTGCTGGAACGGCTATATGGCCAGAGTTTGGTGCAGGGCGAAGTGGATGGCGTGCCGGTGTTTCTGCCCAAGGGATAA
- a CDS encoding FecCD family ABC transporter permease: MGVSLALGSVPLSAAELWAVFTGDGEPLHRTLVMELRLPRTLAAFATGALLAVAGALMQVLLRNPLADPYVLGISGGAAVGALLSMLAGLATALVSGAAFAGALLSTLLVFGLAHGTGSWSPVRLLLTGVVVAAGWGALISFILAVSPGAELPGMLYWLMGDLSHARNPVMGWGVLVLVLLIAWPLGRHLNVLARGSLQAAALGVSVRPLEWTVYLLAALLTATAVTLAGTVGFVGLIVPHMLRLVLGNDQRIILPAAALAGGILLTLADTLARTVIAPQQLPVGVITAMLGVPVFLYLLHRSR, encoded by the coding sequence ATGGGCGTGTCCCTGGCCCTGGGCAGCGTGCCCCTGTCCGCGGCCGAACTCTGGGCCGTGTTCACGGGGGACGGCGAGCCATTGCACCGCACCCTGGTGATGGAGTTGCGCCTGCCACGCACCCTGGCGGCCTTCGCCACCGGTGCCCTGCTGGCGGTGGCCGGCGCCCTGATGCAGGTGCTGCTCCGAAATCCCCTGGCCGATCCCTACGTGCTGGGCATCTCCGGCGGTGCCGCCGTGGGGGCCTTGCTGTCCATGCTGGCCGGGCTCGCCACCGCCCTGGTCTCCGGGGCCGCGTTTGCCGGCGCCCTGCTCTCCACCCTGCTGGTGTTCGGGCTGGCCCATGGCACGGGCAGCTGGTCTCCGGTGCGCCTGCTGCTCACCGGCGTGGTGGTGGCTGCCGGCTGGGGGGCGCTGATCAGTTTCATCCTGGCGGTGAGCCCCGGTGCGGAACTGCCCGGCATGCTCTACTGGCTGATGGGCGATCTGTCCCATGCCCGCAACCCCGTCATGGGCTGGGGGGTCTTGGTTCTGGTGCTGCTCATCGCCTGGCCCCTGGGCAGGCATCTCAACGTGCTGGCCCGAGGCAGCCTGCAGGCGGCCGCTCTGGGCGTCTCGGTGCGTCCCCTGGAATGGACCGTCTACCTGCTGGCTGCCCTGCTCACCGCCACCGCCGTGACCCTGGCCGGCACCGTGGGCTTCGTGGGCCTGATCGTCCCCCACATGCTGCGCCTGGTCCTGGGCAACGACCAGCGCATCATCCTGCCCGCCGCGGCCCTGGCCGGCGGCATCCTGCTGACCCTGGCGGACACCCTGGCACGCACGGTGATCGCGCCCCAGCAGTTGCCCGTGGGCGTGATCACCGCAATGCTTGGCGTGCCGGTGTTCCTGTACCTGTTGCACAGGAGCCGCTGA
- a CDS encoding D-alanyl-D-alanine carboxypeptidase, translating into MPEFISSLALAGLDGTLRSRFEDDPAAGRMHLKTGFLEGVSSIAGYVKTATGEDVMVVVMANGPGVQWSTGIELQDAVLRWVFER; encoded by the coding sequence ATGCCGGAATTCATCTCCTCTCTGGCCCTGGCCGGTCTGGACGGCACCCTGCGCAGCCGCTTCGAGGACGATCCTGCCGCAGGGCGCATGCACCTCAAAACCGGTTTCCTGGAAGGGGTGTCCAGCATCGCCGGCTACGTGAAGACCGCCACCGGCGAGGACGTGATGGTGGTGGTGATGGCCAACGGCCCGGGCGTGCAGTGGAGCACGGGCATTGAACTTCAGGATGCGGTGCTGCGCTGGGTGTTTGAGCGCTAG
- the modB gene encoding molybdate ABC transporter permease subunit: MLDTLISPQDTAALWLTLKLAAITTLVLLVLGTPLAWWLARTRWRGKLVIETVVALPLVLPPTVLGFYLLLLLGAQGPIQAMGGPAFAFTFTGLVIGSVFYSLPFVVQPLQNAFVAVGDATLEAAAALRAGPWDRFFTVVIPLSLRGFLTATTLGFAHTVGEFGVVLMIGGNIPGETQVVSIAIYDHVEAVDYASAHVLSALLLGLSFLMLFALYAINGRFRLTSA; this comes from the coding sequence ATGCTGGATACACTGATCAGTCCCCAGGACACCGCAGCCCTGTGGCTGACCCTCAAACTCGCGGCCATCACCACCCTGGTGCTTCTGGTCCTGGGCACGCCCCTGGCCTGGTGGCTGGCCCGCACCCGCTGGCGCGGCAAACTGGTGATCGAGACCGTGGTTGCCCTGCCCCTGGTGCTGCCGCCCACGGTGCTGGGCTTCTACCTGCTCCTGCTGCTGGGTGCCCAGGGCCCCATCCAGGCCATGGGCGGACCCGCCTTCGCCTTCACCTTCACCGGCCTGGTGATCGGCTCGGTGTTCTACTCCCTGCCTTTCGTGGTGCAGCCGTTGCAGAACGCCTTCGTGGCCGTGGGCGATGCGACGCTGGAGGCCGCCGCCGCCCTGCGCGCCGGGCCCTGGGACCGATTCTTCACCGTGGTCATTCCCCTGTCGCTGCGCGGCTTTCTCACCGCCACCACCCTGGGTTTCGCCCACACCGTGGGGGAGTTCGGCGTGGTGCTCATGATCGGCGGCAACATCCCCGGCGAGACCCAGGTGGTCTCCATTGCCATCTACGATCACGTGGAGGCGGTGGACTACGCCTCCGCCCACGTGCTCTCGGCCCTGCTGCTGGGCCTGTCCTTCCTGATGCTGTTCGCGCTCTACGCCATCAACGGGCGCTTCAGGCTGACCAGCGCATGA
- a CDS encoding NAD(P)H-dependent oxidoreductase: MTSHILIIQGHPDAAGNHYGHALAQAYREGALEGGHPVEILTVAELDFPILRTQAEWNRGELTPDIQKAQAAITRADHLVLIYPLWLGSMPALLKGFLEQTLRPGFAVGHQDKSGLYAKQLKGKSARIVVTMGMPAFIYRWFFRAHSLKSLERNILKFCGIRPIRESLIGMVEGSAAHREKWLAKMRKLGRSGL, encoded by the coding sequence ATGACCAGCCACATCCTGATCATCCAGGGCCATCCCGATGCCGCAGGGAATCATTATGGTCATGCACTGGCGCAGGCCTACCGGGAAGGCGCACTCGAGGGTGGTCACCCGGTGGAGATCCTGACCGTGGCGGAGCTGGATTTTCCGATCCTGCGCACCCAGGCCGAGTGGAATCGGGGCGAGCTGACGCCGGACATCCAGAAGGCCCAGGCGGCCATCACCCGGGCGGATCACCTGGTGCTCATCTATCCCCTGTGGCTCGGTTCCATGCCGGCGCTCCTCAAGGGCTTCCTGGAACAGACCCTGCGTCCCGGCTTTGCAGTCGGCCATCAGGACAAGTCCGGCCTCTACGCCAAGCAACTCAAGGGCAAGAGCGCCCGCATCGTGGTAACCATGGGCATGCCCGCGTTCATCTACCGCTGGTTCTTTCGTGCCCACAGCCTCAAGAGCCTGGAGCGCAACATCCTGAAGTTTTGCGGCATCAGGCCCATCCGGGAGAGCCTGATCGGCATGGTGGAGGGCAGCGCCGCGCATCGGGAGAAGTGGCTTGCGAAGATGCGTAAGCTGGGGCGGTCGGGGTTGTGA